One Amblyomma americanum isolate KBUSLIRL-KWMA chromosome 8, ASM5285725v1, whole genome shotgun sequence DNA window includes the following coding sequences:
- the LOC144101450 gene encoding uncharacterized protein LOC144101450, whose product MYASTANDLNTAIVEMKAKSHKGYVARVLGFLERKAEWVLLYRSGMLTRGHNTNNFAEASIRVLKDVVLGRHKAFNVVALVDLITSLWEGHLQKRLLKHAYNRVPSHKLLYDKLLERMPENAAASIRTLGSNLFEVPSFKEDGKLYEVWQDVGTCTCRAGQQGAFCKHQALVHSTYGGGFPNAPVLSTQDRHQLAWLALGDKCQNPAFFRDFRESAWDQPGSSSGEPGNEPVQPQPQPLVQDATSLPQDTMEVEEQLAVAGPSSNHQCREDAAEVLKNITEELWRQYSLAADNPFYLTLLQRDLALLKRARTEPQVVAMHLASTAAKASSLRRGRIIKVQPTGLARRRPGVTRGAARVHAGRPLKTAGSRKTKRLHSLHLSVKDAVPHAKSHGTGH is encoded by the exons ATGTATGCATCAACTGCTAATGACCTGAATACTGCCATAGTGGAAATGAAGGCCAAGTCTCATAAGGGCTACGTAGCACGTGTTCTTGGCTTCCTGGAGCGCAAGGCAGAATGGGTGCTTCTGTACCGCTCTGGAATGCTCACAAGGGGCCACAACACCAATAATTTCGCTGAAGCATCCATACGGGTCCTTAAGGATGTGGTTCTGGGCAGGCATAAAGCATTTAATGTTGTCGCCCTTGTGGACCTTATCACAAGCTTATGGGAAGGTCACCTGCAGAAGAGGCTGCTGAAGCACGCTTACAACCGTGTACCAAGCCACAAGCTCCTATACGACAAACTCCTCGAAAGGATGCCTGAAAATGCTGCTGCAAGCATCCGCACCCTTGGCAGCAATCTGTTTGAAGTTCCCAGCTTCAAAGAGGATGGCAAACTCTATGAAGTGTGGCAGGATGTCGGCACTTGCACCTGCCGAGCTGGCCAGCAGGGGGCGTTCTGCAAGCACCAGGCACTTGTTCACAGCACCTATGGGGGAGGATTCCCAAATGCTCCTGTACTTAGCACTCAAGACCGCCACCAGCTCGCATGGCTTGCCCTAGGTGACAAGTGTCAAAATCCTGCCTTTTTCCGTGACTTCCGTGAGTCTGCATGGGaccagccagggagcagctcaggCGAGCCAGGCAATGAACCTGTCCAGCCACAGCCACAGCCTTTGGTGCAAGATGCTACAAGCTTGCCCCAAGACACAATGGAAGTTGAGGAGCAGCTTGCTGTTGCAGGGCCAAGTTCCAATCATCAATGCCGTGAG GATGCTGCTGAGGTACTCAAGAACATCACAGAAGAGCTGTGGCGGCAATACAGTTTGGCTGCAGATAACCCATTTTATCTCACCCTGCTCCAAAGAGACCTGGCACTGTTGAAGAGAGCGCGCACAGAGCCTCAAGTAGTTGCGATGCATCTTgcttcaacagcagcaaaagcaagttCACTGAGGCGCGGCCGCATCATCAAGGTGCAACCAACTGGACTAGCAAGGCGCCGTCCAGGTGTCACACGAGGCGCAGCTAGAGTTCATGCCGGTCGGCCTTTGAaaacagctggcagcaggaaaacaaaacgCCTTCACAGCTTGCATCTGAGTGTCAAGGATGCGGTTCCTCATGCAAAATCGCATGGAACTGGACACTGA